Proteins encoded together in one Deltaproteobacteria bacterium window:
- a CDS encoding helix-turn-helix domain-containing protein — protein sequence MSMTVEEAAMPWKETCPIYEKVRFIAACSEEPNLAEVCRRFGISRKTGYKWLARYEALGIDGLKERPPLALEPPFDRMKARLRSMEPPFDG from the coding sequence GTGAGCATGACCGTCGAGGAGGCGGCCATGCCGTGGAAGGAAACCTGTCCCATATATGAGAAGGTCCGATTCATCGCGGCATGCAGTGAGGAGCCGAATCTCGCAGAGGTCTGCAGGCGATTCGGGATCAGTCGGAAGACTGGCTACAAGTGGCTGGCGCGGTACGAAGCGCTGGGGATCGACGGCCTGAAAGAGCGCCCACCGCTGGCGCTCGAACCTCCCTTCGACCGGATGAAGGCTCGTCTTCGTTCGATGGAGCCTCCCTTCGATGGATGA
- a CDS encoding VCBS repeat-containing protein, with protein MIHARISTAVLAALCLAASACGGSKSGSSTATAGTTATASTTSTGTQTSSTSTGSTTSTESTTSSSTTASGSTTSTTSSGSSSNTSTSASSSSASNSSSSSSSSGSSSSTGSSSGSASSSSSSSGSSGSTGAGLPDAPGNVNAGTGIRSATVTWSTPNDNGSAITGYTLTSNPAGGTATAAPGDTSATVTGLANGTAYTFNVVATNAVGDSAPGVSNSITTYDVPSAPTALVATVGFGIATLTWNDPAGNGGQTVSGFALSWTDGTTTWSTTTYTDTFGNPRYRAMLEGLQDGVSFTFSVHAINAVGDGSDATVAASTPCGGVSLSGWPINDKSDAATGYLNIFARDLNGDGNPDVLALAGNSSGQRSTFLGQGNGTFERAQLVSGAGGGLAVTGDFNGDGVPDYVADVNLGGALGNIEFFAGYTDGGFGPGVAVGTLTSQAVAAAVGYIDGDSHLDVVFSPGRTYSVFLGQGDGTFPVRGDTVLPGSQGVRGLGLGDLDGDGHLDLVVATNSATSSPSGSAIFVQRGNGDGTFQPGTEFDTLGYFNDTSYTRVAKPVVITDFNKDNKLDVLTAGDAPGISLLLGLGDGGLAAPQNFATSCWHDALLVADVNHDGLPDLLAAGNGNCSPVNGNATYSPGFLDVALGTGTSTLGALRTYAVPAIGGIAAADFDHDGNLDLALAPESDITGIIPVHGLGDGGFELPAQYTSTARLTDLLVTRLGTSAPLAVISLEWDVNNSFTMQVASRQVNADGTLQAPVRTTLATNQQAGWPFFAAADINGDGNVDLVISENAFNGVSAFDVFTGDGAGHFTSASRTSFSSVVSAQLAAVDVNNDSKVDVVVNTGSQISIYPGNGNGTFGLAHAALVNQVNTNKLAVADLNHDGNWDLFVPPLVALGNGDFTFQTATSVAGVAGNSGWPLVADFNNDGYPDILAVGVQVEVGLNDGNGAFPTVKGTTVDYDAQLAPNRALAVADMDGDGNLDLVAAGDFGSVAILYGAGDGTFTNQVKYPAGAGVSGVAAADLNGDGRPDVAAIVYDNYVAQYLDVLLNQASACY; from the coding sequence ATGATTCATGCCCGGATTTCCACCGCCGTCCTCGCAGCCCTCTGCCTCGCTGCCTCGGCCTGCGGCGGCTCGAAGAGCGGGAGCTCGACCGCCACCGCCGGCACCACCGCGACCGCGTCGACTACCTCCACCGGCACGCAGACCTCGTCCACGAGCACCGGGTCCACGACGAGCACCGAGTCCACCACGAGCTCGTCGACCACCGCTAGCGGGAGCACCACCTCCACGACCTCCAGCGGCTCCTCGAGCAACACCAGCACCTCCGCGAGCAGCTCGAGCGCGAGCAACTCCAGCTCTTCGTCGAGCAGCTCCGGATCCAGCAGCTCCACCGGCTCGAGCTCCGGCAGCGCGTCGAGCTCGTCGTCGAGTTCGGGCAGCAGCGGCTCCACGGGCGCGGGCCTCCCGGACGCGCCGGGCAACGTCAACGCCGGCACCGGAATTCGCAGCGCCACCGTGACCTGGTCCACGCCCAATGACAACGGCAGCGCCATCACCGGCTACACCCTCACCTCCAACCCCGCGGGCGGGACCGCGACCGCCGCGCCCGGCGACACCTCCGCCACCGTGACCGGCCTCGCCAACGGCACCGCGTACACCTTCAACGTGGTGGCCACCAACGCGGTGGGCGACAGCGCGCCCGGCGTCAGCAACTCCATCACCACCTACGACGTGCCCAGCGCCCCGACCGCGCTCGTCGCCACCGTGGGCTTCGGCATCGCCACCCTCACCTGGAACGATCCGGCCGGCAACGGCGGCCAGACCGTCAGCGGCTTCGCCCTCTCCTGGACCGACGGCACCACCACCTGGAGCACGACCACCTATACCGACACCTTCGGCAACCCGCGCTACCGCGCGATGCTCGAGGGGCTGCAGGACGGTGTGTCGTTCACCTTCTCGGTGCACGCCATCAACGCGGTCGGCGATGGCTCCGACGCAACGGTCGCCGCGTCCACGCCCTGCGGCGGCGTGTCGCTCTCGGGCTGGCCCATCAATGACAAGTCAGACGCAGCCACGGGCTACCTCAACATCTTCGCGCGCGACCTGAACGGCGACGGCAACCCCGACGTGCTCGCCCTCGCGGGCAACAGCTCCGGCCAGCGCTCCACCTTCCTGGGCCAAGGCAACGGCACATTCGAGCGCGCGCAGCTGGTGAGCGGCGCGGGCGGTGGGCTCGCCGTCACGGGCGACTTCAACGGCGACGGCGTGCCCGACTACGTGGCTGACGTGAACCTCGGCGGCGCGCTGGGCAACATCGAGTTCTTCGCGGGCTACACCGACGGCGGCTTCGGCCCCGGCGTGGCGGTGGGCACGCTGACCTCGCAAGCGGTTGCGGCCGCGGTCGGGTACATCGACGGCGACAGCCACCTCGACGTGGTGTTCAGCCCGGGCCGCACCTACTCGGTGTTCCTGGGCCAGGGCGACGGCACCTTTCCGGTTCGCGGCGACACGGTGCTCCCGGGCAGTCAGGGCGTGCGCGGCCTGGGCCTCGGCGACCTCGATGGCGACGGCCACCTCGACCTGGTGGTGGCCACGAACAGCGCGACCAGCTCGCCCTCGGGTTCGGCGATCTTCGTACAGCGCGGCAATGGCGACGGCACCTTCCAGCCCGGCACCGAGTTCGACACGCTCGGATACTTCAACGACACCTCCTACACGCGCGTGGCCAAGCCGGTGGTGATCACCGACTTCAACAAGGACAACAAGCTCGACGTGCTCACCGCGGGTGACGCGCCGGGCATCAGCCTGCTGCTCGGGCTCGGCGACGGCGGGCTGGCCGCGCCGCAGAACTTTGCCACCAGCTGCTGGCACGACGCGCTGCTGGTCGCCGATGTGAACCACGACGGCCTGCCGGACCTCCTCGCCGCCGGCAACGGCAACTGCTCTCCGGTGAATGGAAACGCGACCTACAGCCCGGGCTTCCTCGACGTGGCGCTCGGCACCGGCACCTCCACCCTGGGCGCGCTCAGGACCTACGCGGTCCCGGCCATCGGCGGCATCGCGGCCGCGGACTTCGACCATGACGGCAACCTCGACCTGGCCCTCGCACCCGAGAGCGACATCACCGGCATCATCCCGGTGCACGGCCTCGGCGACGGCGGCTTCGAGCTGCCCGCGCAGTACACCAGCACGGCGCGGCTCACCGATCTGCTCGTCACGCGCCTGGGCACCAGCGCGCCGCTGGCGGTGATCTCGCTGGAGTGGGACGTGAACAACTCCTTCACCATGCAGGTCGCGTCGCGGCAGGTGAACGCCGACGGCACGCTGCAGGCGCCGGTGCGCACCACGCTGGCCACCAACCAGCAGGCGGGGTGGCCGTTCTTCGCGGCCGCCGACATCAACGGCGACGGGAACGTCGACCTGGTGATCTCTGAGAACGCCTTTAACGGCGTCAGCGCGTTCGACGTCTTCACCGGCGACGGCGCGGGCCACTTCACCAGCGCCAGCCGCACCAGCTTCTCGTCGGTGGTCTCGGCGCAGCTCGCCGCCGTCGACGTGAACAACGACAGCAAGGTGGACGTGGTGGTGAACACCGGTTCGCAGATCTCCATCTACCCGGGCAACGGCAACGGCACCTTCGGCCTCGCCCACGCGGCGCTGGTCAACCAGGTGAACACCAACAAGCTCGCGGTGGCTGACCTCAACCACGACGGCAACTGGGACCTCTTCGTGCCCCCGCTGGTCGCGCTCGGCAACGGCGACTTCACCTTCCAGACCGCGACCTCCGTCGCCGGCGTGGCAGGCAACTCCGGCTGGCCGCTGGTGGCCGACTTCAACAACGACGGCTACCCGGACATCCTCGCGGTCGGGGTCCAGGTCGAGGTGGGGCTCAACGACGGCAACGGCGCGTTCCCCACGGTGAAGGGCACCACGGTGGACTACGACGCGCAGCTCGCGCCCAACCGTGCGCTCGCGGTGGCCGACATGGACGGCGACGGCAACCTGGACCTCGTGGCCGCGGGCGACTTCGGCTCGGTGGCCATCCTCTACGGTGCGGGCGATGGCACCTTCACGAACCAGGTGAAGTACCCGGCCGGCGCGGGCGTGAGCGGGGTGGCCGCGGCGGACCTCAACGGCGATGGTCGTCCGGATGTCGCGGCGATCGTCTATGACAACTACGTCGCGCAGTACCTCGACGTCCTGCTCAACCAGGCGTCGGCCTGCTACTGA